The following are encoded in a window of Bradyrhizobium sp. WBOS07 genomic DNA:
- a CDS encoding tripartite tricarboxylate transporter substrate binding protein BugD yields the protein MIAFAVKRLSVAVAAVAFATAAFAQDYPKRPITMIVPFAAGGTSDVIARAVAEQMGIALGQTIVIENVAGAGGSTALARASRAEPDGYTIAIGNAGTNAASYTIYPKLPFTPDSFVPIAMVAKTFGIIALRKDFPAKDLKEFIAYAKANPGKINLGHAGVGSSNYLICKSFVTSAGIDATLVGYRGAAPALTDAVGSQIDGVCDAAASVSQSINDKLVKGLVVGSTVRLATLPDLPTSAEAGLPGFEAQGWNGLFAPKGTPPAVIAKLNAAARTAVETDAVKKRFADLSTVAPDANEHAPELLQQLVTRDVEKYRKMLADDAK from the coding sequence GTGATTGCGTTCGCGGTGAAGCGGCTCTCTGTCGCTGTCGCCGCCGTCGCCTTTGCGACGGCTGCGTTCGCCCAGGACTATCCCAAGCGTCCGATCACCATGATCGTGCCGTTCGCGGCCGGGGGTACCTCGGACGTGATCGCGCGCGCGGTGGCCGAGCAGATGGGCATCGCGCTCGGCCAAACCATCGTGATTGAGAACGTCGCCGGCGCCGGCGGTTCGACCGCGCTGGCGCGCGCCTCGCGCGCCGAGCCCGACGGCTACACCATCGCGATCGGCAATGCCGGCACCAATGCCGCGAGCTACACGATCTATCCGAAGCTGCCGTTCACGCCGGATTCCTTCGTGCCGATCGCCATGGTGGCGAAGACGTTCGGCATCATCGCGCTGCGCAAGGACTTTCCGGCCAAGGACTTGAAAGAGTTCATCGCCTACGCCAAGGCCAATCCCGGCAAGATCAATCTCGGCCATGCCGGCGTCGGCTCCTCGAATTATCTGATCTGCAAGAGCTTCGTCACCTCGGCCGGGATCGACGCGACGCTGGTCGGCTATCGCGGCGCCGCGCCGGCGCTGACTGACGCGGTCGGCAGCCAGATCGACGGCGTCTGCGACGCGGCCGCCTCGGTCTCGCAGTCCATCAACGACAAGCTGGTGAAGGGACTCGTGGTCGGCTCGACCGTGCGGCTCGCCACGCTGCCGGATCTGCCGACCTCCGCGGAAGCCGGCCTGCCCGGATTCGAGGCGCAGGGCTGGAACGGCCTGTTCGCGCCCAAGGGCACCCCGCCGGCCGTCATCGCCAAGCTGAACGCCGCCGCGCGCACGGCGGTCGAGACCGACGCGGTGAAGAAGCGCTTTGCCGACCTGTCGACCGTCGCGCCCGATGCCAACGAGCACGCGCCGGAGCTGTTGCAACAGCTCGTGACGCGCGATGTCGAAAAGTACCGGAAGATGCTGGCGGACGACGCCAAGTAA
- the purQ gene encoding phosphoribosylformylglycinamidine synthase subunit PurQ, whose translation MKAAILVFPGINRERDMARALRLISGTEPAMVWHAETSLPPGTDLVVVPGGFSYGDYLRCGAIAARAPVMDAVRDYAAKGGLVLGVCNGFQILCESGLLPGVLMRNARLKFICRDVHLRVERSDTPFTRGYNAGQVIRVPVAHGEGNYEADEETIKRLEGEGRVLYRYCSVAGEVDDFNNINGAAHSIAGIVNDKGNVLGMMPHPENHVEDIMGCTDGRGLFAGLVQHLEKAA comes from the coding sequence ATGAAAGCCGCCATCCTCGTCTTTCCCGGAATCAACCGCGAACGCGACATGGCGCGTGCGCTGAGGCTGATCTCCGGCACCGAGCCGGCGATGGTGTGGCACGCCGAGACCTCGCTGCCCCCTGGCACCGATCTCGTGGTGGTGCCCGGCGGCTTCTCCTACGGCGATTATCTGCGCTGTGGCGCCATCGCGGCCCGCGCGCCGGTGATGGACGCGGTGCGCGACTATGCGGCCAAGGGCGGCCTCGTGCTCGGCGTCTGCAACGGTTTTCAGATCCTCTGTGAATCCGGCCTGCTGCCGGGCGTGCTGATGCGCAACGCGCGGCTGAAGTTCATCTGCCGCGACGTGCACCTGCGCGTCGAGCGCTCCGACACCCCGTTCACCCGCGGCTACAATGCCGGCCAGGTGATCCGGGTGCCGGTCGCCCATGGCGAGGGCAATTACGAGGCCGACGAGGAGACCATCAAGCGGCTCGAAGGCGAGGGGCGGGTGCTCTATCGCTACTGCTCCGTCGCCGGCGAAGTCGACGATTTCAACAACATCAACGGCGCGGCGCATTCCATTGCCGGCATCGTCAACGACAAGGGCAACGTGCTCGGCATGATGCCGCATCCGGAAAATCACGTCGAAGACATCATGGGCTGCACCGACGGCCGCGGCCTGTTCGCGGGCTTGGTCCAGCATCTGGAAAAGGCCGCGTGA
- a CDS encoding magnesium and cobalt transport protein CorA, producing the protein MNVPSLPPSPAEPVSAEGVVAAGAYVDGRRVANIAISEASSWRAKPGHVVWIGLHEPDMALLGAVQKQFDLHDLAIEDANHAHQRPKIEQYGEALFIVARTAQLIEGRIAFGETHIFVGEGYLVSVRHGASTSYTPVRERCESCPRALARGEDYILYAILDFIVDNYSPVLESIHDEVEGIEDDVLSKQISKAQIERLYMLRRDLLRLRTAIGPLVEVCRRLEHDELSMVRKAMQPLFRDVTDHVRNIQERIDSMREVLAFAFEASLLVGQAQETAVSKKLASWLAIIAVPTALAGIYGMNFKHMPELEWEYGYFMLLGVMLTACGSLYWRFRRAGWL; encoded by the coding sequence ATGAACGTCCCGTCGCTGCCCCCCTCCCCCGCCGAGCCGGTCTCCGCCGAGGGCGTCGTCGCGGCCGGCGCCTATGTCGATGGCCGACGCGTTGCCAATATCGCGATCAGCGAAGCCTCGAGCTGGCGGGCCAAGCCCGGCCACGTGGTCTGGATCGGGCTACACGAGCCCGACATGGCGCTGCTCGGCGCGGTGCAGAAGCAGTTCGATTTGCACGACCTCGCGATCGAGGACGCCAACCACGCCCATCAGCGGCCGAAGATCGAGCAATATGGCGAGGCCCTGTTCATTGTCGCCCGCACCGCGCAACTGATCGAGGGCCGCATTGCCTTCGGCGAGACCCACATCTTCGTCGGCGAAGGCTATCTGGTCTCGGTGCGCCACGGCGCTTCGACCTCCTACACGCCGGTGCGCGAGCGTTGCGAGAGTTGTCCGCGGGCGCTCGCCCGCGGCGAGGACTACATCCTCTACGCCATCCTCGATTTCATCGTCGACAATTACTCGCCCGTGCTGGAGAGCATCCACGACGAGGTCGAGGGCATCGAGGACGACGTGCTCTCCAAGCAGATCAGCAAGGCGCAAATCGAGCGGCTCTACATGCTGCGCCGCGACCTGTTGCGGCTCAGGACCGCGATCGGCCCGCTGGTGGAGGTCTGCCGCCGGCTGGAGCATGACGAGCTGTCGATGGTGCGCAAGGCCATGCAGCCGCTGTTCCGCGACGTCACCGACCATGTCCGCAACATCCAGGAGCGCATCGATTCCATGCGCGAAGTGCTGGCGTTCGCCTTCGAGGCGAGCCTTTTGGTCGGCCAGGCGCAGGAGACGGCGGTGTCGAAGAAGCTCGCGTCCTGGCTCGCCATCATCGCAGTCCCGACCGCGCTCGCCGGCATCTACGGCATGAACTTCAAGCACATGCCGGAGCTGGAATGGGAGTACGGCTATTTCATGCTGCTCGGCGTGATGCTGACCGCGTGCGGCTCGCTGTATTGGCGTTTCCGCAGAGCGGGCTGGCTATAA
- the purS gene encoding phosphoribosylformylglycinamidine synthase subunit PurS produces MKARVTVTLKTGILDPQGKAIEGALKSLGVDGVASVRQGKVFDIELAGADKAKAEAALKEAADKLLANTVIENYRVEFLS; encoded by the coding sequence GTGAAGGCACGTGTCACCGTTACCCTGAAGACGGGCATCCTCGATCCGCAGGGCAAGGCCATCGAAGGCGCGCTGAAGTCGCTCGGCGTCGACGGCGTCGCCAGCGTCCGCCAGGGCAAGGTGTTCGACATCGAGCTCGCGGGCGCCGACAAGGCCAAGGCGGAAGCCGCGCTGAAGGAAGCCGCCGACAAGCTGCTGGCGAACACCGTGATCGAGAATTATCGGGTGGAGTTCCTGAGCTAG
- the purC gene encoding phosphoribosylaminoimidazolesuccinocarboxamide synthase, which produces MSRRRRIYEGKAKVLYEGPEPGTLIQHFKDDATAFNAKKHQVIEGKGVLNNRISEYLFQHLNDIGVPTHFIRRLNMREQLIREVEIVPLEVVVRNVAAGSLSQRLGIEEGTQLPRSIIEFYYKNDQLNDPMVSEEHITAFGWATPQEIDDIMALAIRVNDFLTGLFLGIGIRLVDFKMECGRLFENEMMRIIVADEISPDSCRLWDIKSNEKLDKDRFRRDLGGLLEAYTEVAKRLGILMENERPQGSGPVLVKS; this is translated from the coding sequence ATGAGCCGTCGGCGTCGCATTTATGAAGGCAAGGCAAAGGTTCTCTATGAAGGCCCGGAGCCCGGTACCCTGATCCAGCACTTCAAGGACGACGCCACCGCGTTCAATGCGAAAAAGCATCAGGTGATCGAGGGCAAGGGTGTCCTCAACAACCGGATCTCGGAGTACCTGTTTCAGCACCTCAACGATATCGGGGTGCCGACCCATTTCATCCGCCGCCTCAACATGCGCGAGCAGTTGATTCGCGAGGTCGAGATCGTGCCGCTCGAGGTGGTGGTGCGGAACGTCGCCGCCGGCTCGCTGTCGCAGCGCCTCGGCATCGAGGAGGGCACGCAGCTGCCCCGTTCGATCATCGAATTCTATTACAAGAACGACCAGCTCAACGACCCCATGGTGTCGGAAGAGCACATCACCGCCTTCGGCTGGGCGACGCCGCAGGAGATCGACGACATCATGGCGCTCGCCATCCGCGTCAACGACTTCCTCACCGGCCTCTTCCTCGGCATCGGCATCCGCCTCGTCGACTTCAAGATGGAGTGCGGCCGCCTGTTCGAGAACGAGATGATGCGCATCATCGTCGCTGACGAGATCTCGCCGGACAGCTGCCGTCTCTGGGACATCAAGTCGAACGAGAAGCTCGACAAGGACCGCTTCCGCAGGGATCTCGGCGGTCTGCTGGAAGCCTATACGGAAGTTGCAAAGCGCCTCGGCATCCTCATGGAGAACGAGCGTCCGCAGGGCTCCGGCCCGGTGCTGGTGAAGAGCTGA
- a CDS encoding DUF1476 domain-containing protein, with translation MSEFDKRQEGFEKKYALDEEQKFKAEARRNRLLGMWAAEKLGMSGDAATAYAKEVVAADFEEAGDADVVRKLAADFATKNVAVTEQAIRAKMSELLAVAAAEVKAGK, from the coding sequence ATGAGCGAGTTCGACAAGCGCCAGGAAGGCTTCGAGAAGAAATACGCCCTCGACGAGGAGCAGAAGTTCAAGGCGGAGGCCCGCCGCAACCGGCTGCTCGGGATGTGGGCGGCCGAAAAGCTCGGCATGTCCGGCGATGCCGCCACCGCCTATGCCAAGGAAGTGGTCGCGGCCGACTTCGAGGAGGCCGGCGATGCCGACGTCGTGCGCAAGCTGGCGGCCGATTTCGCCACCAAGAACGTCGCGGTCACCGAGCAGGCGATTCGCGCCAAGATGAGCGAGCTGCTCGCGGTCGCCGCCGCCGAGGTAAAGGCGGGGAAATAA
- a CDS encoding LysR family transcriptional regulator → MDSDALNTFLVVHRKGGISSAAKFLHRSQPAISRRIALLEQELGVPLFERVAGRTRLSDAGRVLIPYAERAVAAAQDAEQAVRAFTKQNAGPVPLAVTGTLADGRLSSIMKRFAKEHPAVTLSLRTATSAEVSDLIRRGEATIGLRYNTDRSGDLACERVLSEALQVACAPDHPLAGQRVKRLAELGGERWIAFPEIRGRREIAAAHVFALFLARGLGEVEWTAVDSLTAQKRLVESGFGLSLLARSHLADELRAGSIATIAVGDLAAEQDIVLVTRRGGFLSAAAERLLESIRRNYAAQDVLARRDGRKRSPARKGVSRRRLV, encoded by the coding sequence ATGGACAGTGACGCCCTGAACACCTTCCTGGTGGTTCATCGCAAAGGCGGGATCTCCAGTGCCGCGAAATTTCTGCACCGCTCGCAGCCGGCGATTTCGCGCCGTATCGCGCTTCTCGAGCAGGAGCTCGGCGTGCCGCTGTTCGAGCGGGTGGCAGGCCGCACGCGGCTCAGCGATGCCGGGCGCGTGCTGATCCCCTATGCCGAGCGCGCGGTTGCCGCGGCGCAGGACGCCGAACAGGCGGTGCGCGCGTTTACCAAGCAGAATGCGGGGCCGGTACCGCTGGCCGTGACCGGCACGCTTGCCGACGGACGGCTGTCGAGCATCATGAAGCGGTTCGCCAAGGAGCATCCGGCCGTCACGCTGAGCTTGCGGACGGCGACCAGCGCGGAGGTCAGCGATCTCATCCGGCGCGGCGAGGCCACGATCGGCCTGCGCTACAATACCGATCGCTCCGGCGATCTCGCCTGCGAGCGGGTGCTGAGCGAGGCGTTGCAGGTCGCCTGCGCGCCTGACCATCCTCTGGCCGGACAGCGCGTGAAGCGCCTCGCTGAACTCGGTGGCGAGCGCTGGATCGCGTTCCCGGAGATTCGCGGGCGCCGCGAGATTGCCGCGGCTCACGTGTTCGCGTTGTTTCTGGCGCGCGGGCTTGGCGAAGTGGAGTGGACGGCCGTGGACAGTCTCACCGCGCAGAAACGGCTGGTGGAGTCCGGCTTTGGCCTATCACTGCTGGCGCGAAGCCATTTGGCGGACGAGCTGCGCGCGGGCTCGATCGCGACGATCGCCGTGGGCGATCTTGCCGCGGAGCAGGACATCGTTCTTGTCACGCGCCGCGGTGGATTTCTAAGCGCTGCCGCCGAGCGCCTGCTGGAGAGCATTCGCCGCAACTACGCCGCGCAGGACGTGTTGGCAAGGCGGGACGGCAGAAAGCGATCGCCGGCGCGCAAGGGTGTTTCGCGCCGGCGCTTGGTCTGA
- a CDS encoding oxaloacetate decarboxylase — MTSQLDKATAFRALHERRDAFIIPNPWDAGTAKLLAAMGFEALATTSLGVANMVGSSGVNLDVILANARDIVEATDLPVSVDLENCGADEPKRAAEAIRRAAEVGAVGGSIEDFSGDRDRPIYDFSLAVERVQAAVEAARALPFPFMLTARAENFLHGRKDIDDTIRRLQAFESAGAGVLYAPGLYDLATIRTVVSSISKPFNHVMGFADPTLTAAQLSAVGVKRISVGGAMSRYALAAFLSCAREMKDNGSFTYIREMAPVGELRAAFAAATPP; from the coding sequence ATGACGAGCCAGCTGGACAAAGCGACGGCGTTTCGCGCACTGCACGAGCGGCGTGATGCCTTCATCATTCCCAATCCGTGGGATGCCGGGACGGCCAAGCTGCTCGCGGCGATGGGCTTCGAAGCGCTCGCAACCACGAGCCTCGGCGTCGCGAACATGGTCGGCAGCAGCGGCGTCAATCTCGATGTCATCCTCGCCAATGCGCGCGACATCGTGGAGGCCACCGACCTGCCGGTGAGCGTCGATCTCGAGAATTGCGGCGCGGACGAGCCGAAGCGCGCCGCCGAAGCAATTCGGCGCGCCGCCGAGGTTGGCGCGGTCGGCGGGTCGATCGAGGATTTCAGCGGCGATCGCGACCGCCCGATCTATGACTTCTCCCTAGCCGTCGAGCGCGTCCAGGCCGCCGTGGAAGCCGCGCGCGCGCTGCCCTTTCCGTTCATGCTGACAGCGCGAGCCGAGAACTTCCTGCACGGCCGCAAAGACATCGACGATACGATTCGCCGCCTGCAGGCCTTCGAGTCCGCCGGCGCCGGTGTTCTTTATGCGCCCGGCCTGTACGATCTCGCCACGATCCGGACGGTCGTCTCCTCGATCAGCAAGCCGTTCAACCACGTGATGGGCTTCGCCGACCCGACGCTGACGGCCGCGCAATTGTCCGCCGTCGGCGTCAAGCGCATCAGCGTCGGCGGCGCCATGTCCCGCTACGCGCTCGCCGCGTTCCTGAGCTGCGCGCGTGAGATGAAGGACAACGGGTCCTTCACCTACATCCGCGAGATGGCGCCGGTCGGCGAGCTGCGCGCCGCCTTCGCCGCCGCTACTCCTCCTTGA
- the cynS gene encoding cyanase: MKREDLTEKLLDIKREKGWSWKHICEKIGGYSEVLIVGAIMGQMKLTKPQAANAGELFGLSKAEVAMLNEVPMRGTGTPMPPTDPLIYRFYEMVMVNGPAWKALIEEEFGDGIMSAIDFDMGIERVANPKGDRVKITMSGKFLPYKYYGASGNVPEYGFKEE, from the coding sequence ATGAAACGCGAAGACCTCACCGAGAAGCTGCTCGACATCAAGCGCGAGAAGGGCTGGAGCTGGAAGCACATCTGCGAGAAGATCGGCGGCTATTCCGAGGTGCTGATCGTCGGCGCGATCATGGGCCAGATGAAGCTGACCAAGCCGCAGGCCGCCAATGCCGGCGAGCTGTTCGGCCTGTCGAAGGCGGAAGTTGCGATGCTCAACGAGGTGCCGATGCGCGGCACCGGCACGCCGATGCCGCCGACCGACCCGCTGATCTACCGCTTCTACGAGATGGTGATGGTTAACGGTCCGGCCTGGAAGGCACTGATCGAGGAGGAGTTCGGCGACGGCATCATGTCCGCGATCGACTTCGACATGGGGATCGAGCGCGTCGCCAACCCCAAGGGCGACCGCGTCAAGATCACCATGAGCGGCAAGTTCCTGCCGTACAAATATTACGGTGCCAGCGGCAACGTGCCGGAATACGGCTTCAAGGAGGAGTAG
- a CDS encoding ABC transporter ATP-binding protein encodes MTDKFISIEAIAKRYPGAGGATTTVFENLWLSMARGEFACVIGHSGCGKTTVLNILAGLDAPSEGAVIVDGQAISGTSLDRAVIFQSHALLPWRTVLGNVAYAVSSKWRSWDRVKVKAHAQRFIDLVGLSGSEHKRPSELSGGMKQRVGIARALSITPKMMLMDEPFSALDALTRGTLQDEVRRICLETGQTAFMITHDVDEAIYLADKIFLMTNGPGAVLAEVVENPLPRDRGRTDLHRHPLYYALRNHIIDFLVTRSKTFTAETPGHDPRNVPVIHIGKPGLTIASNGEEQRQTWIPGPSPGLTA; translated from the coding sequence GTGACCGATAAGTTCATCTCCATCGAAGCCATCGCCAAGCGCTATCCCGGCGCGGGCGGCGCCACGACCACCGTGTTCGAAAATCTGTGGCTGTCGATGGCGCGCGGCGAGTTTGCTTGCGTGATCGGCCATTCCGGCTGCGGCAAGACCACGGTGCTCAACATCCTCGCCGGCCTCGATGCGCCGAGCGAGGGCGCGGTCATCGTCGACGGCCAGGCGATCTCCGGCACCAGCCTCGACCGCGCCGTGATCTTCCAGAGCCACGCGCTGCTGCCCTGGCGCACCGTGCTCGGCAACGTCGCCTATGCCGTCAGCTCGAAATGGCGCAGCTGGGACCGTGTCAAGGTCAAGGCACATGCGCAGCGCTTCATCGATCTCGTCGGTCTTTCGGGCTCCGAGCACAAGCGGCCGTCTGAACTGTCGGGCGGCATGAAGCAGCGCGTCGGCATCGCGCGGGCGCTGTCGATCACGCCGAAGATGATGCTGATGGACGAGCCGTTCTCGGCGCTCGACGCGCTGACGCGCGGCACGCTGCAGGACGAGGTGCGGCGCATCTGCCTCGAGACCGGGCAGACCGCGTTCATGATCACCCACGACGTCGACGAGGCGATCTATCTCGCCGACAAGATCTTCCTGATGACCAATGGGCCCGGCGCGGTGCTGGCCGAGGTGGTCGAGAACCCGCTGCCGCGGGATCGCGGCCGCACCGATCTGCACCGCCATCCGCTCTACTACGCGCTGCGTAACCACATCATCGATTTCCTGGTGACGCGCAGCAAGACCTTTACGGCCGAGACACCCGGTCACGATCCGCGCAACGTGCCGGTGATTCACATCGGCAAGCCCGGACTGACGATCGCCTCGAACGGCGAGGAGCAAAGACAGACCTGGATACCCGGGCCCAGTCCCGGACTCACTGCCTGA
- the ntrB gene encoding nitrate ABC transporter permease, which translates to MTSSLRLRAGLVSIVLLAAFLGIWHLATRSTGTAATMSPEYAKLMGLTATQGKSAMPGPLDVGTKLWEHLKRPFYDNGPNDKGLGIQLGYSIARVGTGYLLAVLVAIPLGFLIGMSPLLSKALDPFIQVLKPISPLAWMPLALYTIKDSSVSAIFVIFICSIWPMLLNTVFGVASVRKEWINVARTLEVGTVRRAFTVILPAAAPTILTGMRISIGIAWLVIVAAEMLVGGTGIGYFVWNEWNNLSITNVIIAILLIGVVGMLLDQILARFTRMVTFPE; encoded by the coding sequence ATGACATCCTCCCTCCGTCTCCGTGCCGGCCTCGTTTCCATCGTGCTGCTCGCTGCGTTTCTCGGCATCTGGCATCTCGCCACGCGCTCGACCGGCACCGCGGCGACGATGAGCCCGGAATATGCCAAGCTGATGGGTCTGACCGCGACGCAAGGCAAGTCCGCCATGCCCGGGCCGCTCGATGTCGGCACCAAGCTCTGGGAGCATCTGAAGCGGCCGTTCTACGACAACGGACCGAACGACAAGGGCCTCGGCATCCAGCTCGGCTATTCCATCGCGCGCGTCGGCACCGGCTATCTGCTGGCGGTGCTGGTCGCGATCCCGCTCGGCTTCCTGATCGGCATGTCGCCGCTGCTCAGCAAGGCGCTCGATCCCTTCATCCAGGTGCTGAAGCCGATCTCGCCGCTGGCCTGGATGCCGCTCGCGCTCTACACCATCAAGGATTCCTCGGTCTCGGCGATCTTCGTCATCTTCATCTGCTCGATCTGGCCGATGCTGCTCAACACCGTGTTCGGCGTCGCCAGCGTGCGCAAGGAATGGATCAACGTCGCGCGCACGCTCGAGGTCGGCACCGTCAGGCGCGCCTTCACCGTGATCCTGCCCGCAGCGGCGCCGACGATCCTGACCGGCATGCGCATCTCGATCGGCATCGCCTGGCTCGTCATCGTCGCCGCCGAGATGCTCGTCGGCGGCACCGGCATCGGCTATTTCGTCTGGAACGAGTGGAATAACCTCTCGATCACCAACGTCATCATCGCGATCCTGCTGATCGGGGTCGTCGGCATGCTGCTCGACCAGATCCTGGCGCGGTTCACGCGCATGGTCACGTTTCCGGAGTAG
- a CDS encoding CmpA/NrtA family ABC transporter substrate-binding protein — protein MSTFDDPFDSDRNLQAGCVCGQHRSAREHEQAASALRCDPVESEEKRYEGVVASAVMRAMFPQDVARRAFLKSVGASTALAALSQFFPLKTATEVFAQAGAPEKKDLKVGFIPITCATPIIMAAPLGFYAKHGLNVEVVKTAGWAVIRDKTINKEYDAAHMLAPMPIAISLGLGANAIPFAVPAIENINGQGITLAMKHKDKRDPKDWKGMKFAIPFDYSMHNYLLRYYLAEHGLDPDIDVQLRSVPPPEMVANLRADNIDGFLAPDNICQRAIYDGVGFMHILSKEIWDGHPCCSFAASREFITTAPNSFAALTRAIVDATAYASKAENRKQIAEAIAPANYINAPVTVLEQVLTGTYADGLGGVKTDAKRVDFDPFPWQSFAVWMLTQMKRWGQIKGDVDYKAVAEQVYLATDTKKLMTEMGLSPPASAYKSFAVMGKNFDPAKPEDYVASFKIRKSS, from the coding sequence ATGTCCACGTTCGACGATCCGTTTGACTCCGACCGCAATCTCCAGGCCGGTTGCGTGTGCGGCCAGCACCGTTCGGCGCGGGAGCACGAGCAGGCGGCTTCGGCCTTGCGCTGCGACCCTGTCGAGAGTGAAGAGAAGCGCTACGAGGGCGTGGTCGCCTCCGCGGTGATGCGCGCGATGTTTCCGCAGGACGTGGCGCGGCGTGCTTTCCTGAAGTCCGTGGGCGCGTCGACTGCGCTCGCGGCACTGTCGCAGTTCTTCCCGCTCAAGACCGCGACCGAGGTGTTTGCGCAAGCAGGCGCGCCCGAGAAGAAGGATCTCAAGGTCGGCTTCATCCCGATCACCTGCGCCACGCCGATCATCATGGCGGCTCCGCTCGGCTTCTATGCCAAGCACGGTCTCAACGTCGAGGTGGTCAAGACCGCGGGCTGGGCCGTGATCCGCGACAAGACCATCAACAAGGAATACGACGCCGCGCACATGCTGGCGCCGATGCCGATCGCGATCTCGCTCGGCCTCGGTGCCAATGCCATTCCGTTCGCGGTGCCTGCGATCGAGAACATCAACGGGCAGGGCATCACGCTTGCCATGAAGCACAAGGACAAGCGCGATCCGAAGGACTGGAAGGGCATGAAGTTCGCCATCCCCTTCGACTATTCGATGCACAATTACCTCTTGCGCTATTATCTCGCCGAGCACGGTCTCGACCCCGATATCGACGTGCAGCTGCGCTCGGTGCCGCCGCCGGAAATGGTGGCGAACCTGCGCGCCGACAACATCGACGGCTTCCTTGCGCCCGACAACATCTGCCAGCGCGCGATCTATGACGGCGTCGGCTTCATGCACATCCTGTCCAAGGAGATCTGGGACGGCCATCCCTGCTGCAGCTTTGCCGCCAGCCGCGAATTCATCACGACTGCCCCGAACAGCTTTGCGGCGCTGACGCGGGCCATCGTCGATGCCACGGCCTACGCGTCGAAGGCCGAGAACCGCAAGCAGATCGCGGAGGCGATCGCGCCGGCCAACTACATCAACGCGCCGGTCACGGTGCTGGAGCAAGTCCTGACCGGCACCTATGCCGACGGCCTCGGGGGCGTGAAGACTGACGCCAAGCGTGTCGATTTCGATCCGTTCCCCTGGCAGTCCTTTGCGGTCTGGATGCTGACGCAGATGAAGCGCTGGGGCCAGATCAAAGGCGACGTCGACTACAAGGCGGTGGCCGAGCAGGTGTATCTCGCCACCGACACCAAGAAGCTGATGACCGAGATGGGCCTGTCGCCGCCCGCGAGCGCCTACAAATCGTTCGCGGTGATGGGCAAGAATTTCGATCCTGCCAAGCCGGAGGACTACGTGGCGAGCTTCAAGATCAGGAAGTCGTCGTGA
- a CDS encoding sulfurtransferase: MTDVLISASELADLLKTEPCVVIDTRNPDAYAAGHLPGAVNVHEIFTFLATSTPEGISELKTKFADAFGAAGLSGKETAVIYEQSMNSGFGQSCRGYYLLTMLGYPKVKVLHGGFDAWAAAGLPVTKDVPTPAKASFAIVPEAGEILIDAKTMLSAVGKPGIAILDVRDVDEWIGDSSSPYGKDFCPRKGRIPGAVWLEWYRMMKPTAEGPRFKSKDEILAECATVGITPSTPVYLYCFKGARASNTFLALKNAGVKDVRMYFGSWNEWSRDPSLPIEQGLPVAAQVTGKAA, encoded by the coding sequence ATGACGGACGTTCTGATCTCTGCCAGCGAACTTGCCGATCTCTTGAAGACGGAGCCGTGTGTCGTGATCGACACCCGCAATCCCGACGCCTATGCCGCCGGGCACCTGCCGGGCGCCGTGAACGTGCACGAGATCTTCACCTTTCTCGCGACGTCGACGCCCGAGGGCATCAGCGAGCTGAAGACCAAATTCGCCGACGCCTTCGGTGCCGCCGGCCTCTCCGGCAAGGAGACGGCCGTGATCTACGAGCAGTCGATGAATTCCGGCTTCGGCCAGTCCTGCCGCGGCTACTATCTCCTCACCATGCTCGGCTATCCCAAGGTCAAGGTGCTGCATGGCGGCTTCGACGCCTGGGCCGCCGCCGGTCTTCCCGTGACCAAGGACGTTCCGACGCCGGCAAAGGCTTCGTTCGCGATCGTGCCCGAGGCCGGCGAGATCCTGATCGACGCCAAGACCATGCTGTCAGCCGTCGGCAAGCCCGGCATCGCCATCCTCGACGTCCGCGACGTCGACGAGTGGATCGGCGACAGCTCGTCCCCGTACGGCAAGGATTTCTGCCCGCGCAAGGGACGCATCCCCGGAGCGGTGTGGCTGGAATGGTACCGCATGATGAAGCCGACCGCCGAGGGCCCGCGCTTCAAGTCCAAGGACGAGATTCTCGCGGAATGCGCCACGGTCGGCATCACGCCGAGCACACCGGTGTACCTGTACTGCTTCAAGGGGGCGCGCGCCTCGAACACCTTCCTGGCGCTGAAGAACGCCGGCGTGAAGGACGTGCGGATGTATTTCGGCTCCTGGAACGAATGGTCGCGCGATCCGTCGCTGCCGATCGAGCAGGGCTTGCCGGTGGCTGCCCAGGTAACAGGCAAGGCGGCATAG